From Sceloporus undulatus isolate JIND9_A2432 ecotype Alabama chromosome 6, SceUnd_v1.1, whole genome shotgun sequence, one genomic window encodes:
- the GTPBP10 gene encoding GTP-binding protein 10 isoform X2, with amino-acid sequence MDDLRIYVRGGTGGMGYPRLGGEGGKGGDVWLMAHEKITLKRLKDQYPTKRFIAGTGANSSIAALKGASGKDCEVNVPPGISVTSDDGKMFGELNKPGERLLVARGGIGGCLVTNFLPSKGQAHTIHLDLKLIADVGLVGFPNAGKSSLLTKISRAAPEVADYAFTTIKPELGIVKYADHKQITVADLPGLIEGAHMNKGRGHKFLKHVERTKQLLFVVDVSGFQLSSLSPFRTAFETIMLLAKELELYKEELRTKPALLAINKMDLPSAKEKLNELMEQLQSPEDYMHSLPVKMIPDVIIKFKEIIPISTHSGEGIEELIECLRKILDEEAEKKIENYQREQLYALHQSEI; translated from the exons ATGGATGATCTAAGGATCTACGTGAGAGGAGGAACTGGTGGAATGGGCTATCCTCGATtaggtggagaaggaggaaaaggtggCGATGTCTGGCTGATGGCTCATGAAAAAATTACCTTGAAGAGACTTAAAGACCAATATCCAACCAAAAGGTTTATTGCAGGAACAGGAGCCAACAGTAG TATTGCTGCGCTGAAAGGTGCTAGTGGCAAAGATTGTGAGGTAAATGTGCCTCCAGGAATTTCAGTCACTTCAGATGATGGGAAAATGTTTG GTGAACTTAACAAACCAGGAGAAAGGCTGTTGGTGGCACGTGGGGGTATTGGTGGATGCCTGGTAACAAATTTCCTGCCCTCCAAAGGTCAAGCACATACGATTCATCTTGATCTAAAACTTATAGCAGATGTTGGTTTAGTTGG atttccaAATGCAGGAAAGTCCTCTCTGCTAACCAAGATTTCTCGTGCTGCTCCTGAGGTTGCCGATTACGCTT TCACAACAATAAAACCTGAACTTGGAATAGTTAAATATGCTGATCACAAACAG ATCACAGTTGCTGACCTTCCAGGATTGATTGAAGGTGCACATATGAATAAAGGAAGAGGACATAAGTTCTTGAAGCACGTGGAAAGAACAAAACAGCTGCTTTTTGTT GTTGATGTATCTGGATTTCAGCTTTCTTCTTTATCACCATTCAGAACAGCCTTTGAAACTATAATGCTACTGGCAAAG GAACTGGAATTGTACAAAGAAGAACTTCGAACTAAACCTGCATTACTTGCTATCAATAAAATGGACTTGCCCAGTGCAAAAGAAAAACTGAATGAACTTATGGAACAACTGCAAAGCCCTGAAG ATTATATGCATTCACTTCCAGTAAAGATGATTCCAGATGTCATTATCAAGTTCAAAGAGATCATTCCCATATCTACACATTCTGGTGAAGGAATTGAAGAACTGATTGAATGTTTAAGAAAAATACTAGATGAAGAAGCTGAGAAGAAGATTGAAAATTATCAAAGAGAGCAGCTTTATGCACTGCATCAGTCAGAAATATAG
- the CLDN12 gene encoding claudin-12, with the protein MGCRDVHAATVLAFLSGTAALSGLIAAALLPNWRQMRLYTFNKNEKNVTVYTGLWIKCVRSDGSKDCVIYDTEWYTAVDQLDLRVLQLALPISMLTTVLALFLCLIGMCNTAFISTVPNIKQARCLINSAGCHLVAGLFFLLACVICLTPSVWVIFHNQEMNRKYEPVFSFDISVYIAIASAGGLLFTAILLFLWYCACKALPSPFWQPLYSHAPSVHSYASQPYSARSRHSAIEIDIPVVTHAS; encoded by the coding sequence ATGGGCTGCCGTGATGTCCATGCCGCAACAGTTTTGGCCTTCCTTTCTGGAACAGCAGCCCTATCGGGACTCATTGCTGCTGCTCTGCTTCCTAACTGGCGACAAATGCGACTCTACACCTTTAACAAGAATGAAAAGAATGTGACTGTTTACACTGGGCTCTGGATCAAGTGTGTGCGCTCGGATGGGAGCAAAGACTGTGTGATCTATGACACAGAGTGGTACACAGCAGTCGATCAGCTGGATTTGCGTGTTCTCCAGCTTGCTCTCCCCATAAGCATGTTAACAACTGTCTTGGCTCTGTTTCTCTGTCTGATTGGCATGTGTAACACAGCCTTCATATCAACGGTGCCCAACATCAAACAGGCCAGATGTCTCATAAACAGTGCAGGCTGCCATCTTGTGGCTggtctcttcttcctcttggcCTGTGTCATTTGCTTGACACCATCTGTTTGGGTCATCTTTCATAATCAAGAAATGAACAGAAAATATGAGCCTGTTTTCAGCTTTGATATCTCTGTGTACATCGCTATAGCCAGTGCAGGAGGTTTATTGTTTACTGCCATTCTCTTGTTCCTGTGGTATTGTGCCTGTAAAGCCCTACCTTCTCCGTTCTGGCAACCTCTATATTCACATGCACCCAGTGTACATAGCTATGCCTCCCAACCCTATTCTGCACGATCACGCCACTCTGCTATTGAAATTGACATCCCTGTTGTTACACACGCTAGTTAA
- the GTPBP10 gene encoding GTP-binding protein 10 isoform X1 gives MVWVSRALLRKYGRFMDDLRIYVRGGTGGMGYPRLGGEGGKGGDVWLMAHEKITLKRLKDQYPTKRFIAGTGANSSIAALKGASGKDCEVNVPPGISVTSDDGKMFGELNKPGERLLVARGGIGGCLVTNFLPSKGQAHTIHLDLKLIADVGLVGFPNAGKSSLLTKISRAAPEVADYAFTTIKPELGIVKYADHKQITVADLPGLIEGAHMNKGRGHKFLKHVERTKQLLFVVDVSGFQLSSLSPFRTAFETIMLLAKELELYKEELRTKPALLAINKMDLPSAKEKLNELMEQLQSPEDYMHSLPVKMIPDVIIKFKEIIPISTHSGEGIEELIECLRKILDEEAEKKIENYQREQLYALHQSEI, from the exons ATGGTCTGGGTCAGCCGAGCTCTGCTCAGGAAG TATGGCAGATTTATGGATGATCTAAGGATCTACGTGAGAGGAGGAACTGGTGGAATGGGCTATCCTCGATtaggtggagaaggaggaaaaggtggCGATGTCTGGCTGATGGCTCATGAAAAAATTACCTTGAAGAGACTTAAAGACCAATATCCAACCAAAAGGTTTATTGCAGGAACAGGAGCCAACAGTAG TATTGCTGCGCTGAAAGGTGCTAGTGGCAAAGATTGTGAGGTAAATGTGCCTCCAGGAATTTCAGTCACTTCAGATGATGGGAAAATGTTTG GTGAACTTAACAAACCAGGAGAAAGGCTGTTGGTGGCACGTGGGGGTATTGGTGGATGCCTGGTAACAAATTTCCTGCCCTCCAAAGGTCAAGCACATACGATTCATCTTGATCTAAAACTTATAGCAGATGTTGGTTTAGTTGG atttccaAATGCAGGAAAGTCCTCTCTGCTAACCAAGATTTCTCGTGCTGCTCCTGAGGTTGCCGATTACGCTT TCACAACAATAAAACCTGAACTTGGAATAGTTAAATATGCTGATCACAAACAG ATCACAGTTGCTGACCTTCCAGGATTGATTGAAGGTGCACATATGAATAAAGGAAGAGGACATAAGTTCTTGAAGCACGTGGAAAGAACAAAACAGCTGCTTTTTGTT GTTGATGTATCTGGATTTCAGCTTTCTTCTTTATCACCATTCAGAACAGCCTTTGAAACTATAATGCTACTGGCAAAG GAACTGGAATTGTACAAAGAAGAACTTCGAACTAAACCTGCATTACTTGCTATCAATAAAATGGACTTGCCCAGTGCAAAAGAAAAACTGAATGAACTTATGGAACAACTGCAAAGCCCTGAAG ATTATATGCATTCACTTCCAGTAAAGATGATTCCAGATGTCATTATCAAGTTCAAAGAGATCATTCCCATATCTACACATTCTGGTGAAGGAATTGAAGAACTGATTGAATGTTTAAGAAAAATACTAGATGAAGAAGCTGAGAAGAAGATTGAAAATTATCAAAGAGAGCAGCTTTATGCACTGCATCAGTCAGAAATATAG